A window of the Oscillospiraceae bacterium genome harbors these coding sequences:
- a CDS encoding glycoside hydrolase family 3 C-terminal domain-containing protein, with protein sequence MNYKDRWNEFQTQAHQLVAQMTLQEAASQLRYDAPAVERLHIPACNWWNEALHGVARAGTATVFPQAVAMAATFDDSAVFGMAAAAADEGRAKYNFQSAAGDRGIYKGLTFWSPNINIFRDPRWGRGQETYGEDPFLTARMGCAYVTGLQGDGPYLKAAACAKHFAAHSGPEATRHGFDSRVSLHDLADTYLPAFHAAVKAGVAGVMGAYNRINGVPACAHPYIQSLLREKWGFKGYFVSDAWALHDIYQYNPLTKGPEETTQMTLPMGCDLNCGDTYRSVMDAYKHKLVKEADIRTAAEHLFTIRCALGEFADDCPYDSIPFEKIDSKENNQLSLRAGEKSAVLLKNDGILPLHLSKLKTIGVIGPNADSIEVLRGNYCGTASQWETNLRGMQDYVRGQARVLYAQGCDLYCDRVMDLAQPDDRLSEAAAAAKASDVVVLCLGLDPTIEGEQGDAGNAFSAGDNETLQLPASQQHLLKTICSTGRPVVLVVNSGSGLDLSYAQEHCSAVLQVWYSGAHGGEALARLLFGEVVPSGRLPVTFYRGVDDLPAYEDYSMQGRTYRYYRGTPLYPFGYGLSYSTFSYTDLQLEHTEVTKDAGLCLQVTVQNTGKFDADEVTELYLSKEGADSFTPLRKLCGFCRTSLKAGEVRRISFEVPAVSFYNVSGDGRQFYDRGVWQLSVGGHQPDDRSCALCGSSTLQVRVTAK encoded by the coding sequence ATGAATTACAAAGACAGATGGAATGAATTTCAAACACAGGCGCATCAGCTTGTTGCACAGATGACCCTGCAGGAAGCCGCCTCTCAGCTTCGGTATGACGCCCCCGCTGTTGAGCGCCTGCACATACCGGCCTGTAACTGGTGGAATGAAGCGCTGCATGGAGTGGCACGCGCGGGTACTGCTACAGTTTTTCCGCAGGCAGTCGCTATGGCGGCGACCTTTGACGACTCGGCTGTTTTCGGTATGGCTGCCGCTGCGGCAGATGAGGGCAGAGCAAAATACAATTTTCAGTCTGCTGCCGGTGACCGGGGTATCTATAAAGGGCTGACTTTTTGGTCACCAAATATCAATATTTTTCGTGACCCGCGTTGGGGCAGAGGACAGGAAACTTACGGAGAAGACCCGTTCCTTACAGCGCGCATGGGCTGCGCTTATGTGACCGGTCTGCAGGGCGACGGCCCTTATCTGAAAGCGGCAGCGTGTGCAAAACACTTTGCGGCGCACAGCGGCCCCGAGGCGACTCGCCACGGATTTGATTCGCGGGTCAGCCTGCATGACTTGGCCGATACCTACTTGCCTGCATTCCACGCTGCTGTAAAAGCTGGAGTGGCGGGCGTTATGGGTGCCTACAATCGCATAAATGGCGTGCCCGCCTGTGCACATCCGTATATTCAAAGTTTGCTGCGCGAAAAGTGGGGCTTCAAAGGGTACTTTGTAAGCGATGCGTGGGCACTTCATGATATTTACCAGTATAATCCACTTACCAAAGGCCCGGAAGAGACTACCCAAATGACGCTGCCGATGGGATGTGACCTTAACTGCGGCGATACTTACAGAAGTGTAATGGACGCCTATAAACACAAACTGGTGAAGGAAGCGGATATTCGAACAGCCGCAGAGCACCTGTTTACAATTCGCTGTGCGCTGGGTGAGTTTGCCGATGACTGCCCTTATGATTCTATTCCATTTGAAAAAATCGATTCCAAAGAAAATAATCAACTGTCTTTGCGGGCAGGTGAAAAATCTGCTGTTCTGCTGAAAAACGATGGGATCCTGCCGCTGCATCTTTCCAAACTGAAAACCATTGGCGTTATTGGGCCGAATGCAGACAGCATTGAGGTCCTGCGCGGCAACTACTGTGGCACTGCCTCTCAATGGGAAACCAATCTGCGTGGAATGCAGGACTATGTCCGGGGGCAGGCGCGTGTTCTGTATGCACAGGGCTGCGACCTTTACTGTGACCGTGTTATGGACCTTGCACAGCCGGATGACCGCCTGAGTGAAGCCGCTGCTGCGGCTAAAGCTTCAGATGTAGTGGTGCTGTGTCTGGGGCTTGACCCGACGATTGAGGGGGAGCAGGGCGATGCAGGCAATGCGTTTTCAGCGGGGGACAACGAAACGCTGCAGCTGCCCGCCTCGCAGCAGCACCTGCTGAAAACGATCTGCAGTACAGGCAGGCCGGTTGTGCTTGTAGTAAACAGCGGCAGTGGACTCGACCTTTCCTATGCGCAGGAACACTGCAGCGCAGTGCTGCAGGTCTGGTACAGTGGTGCACACGGCGGTGAAGCACTGGCACGTCTTCTTTTTGGCGAAGTAGTTCCCAGTGGCAGGCTGCCTGTGACGTTTTACCGTGGGGTCGATGACCTGCCTGCGTATGAAGACTACTCCATGCAGGGACGCACGTACCGCTATTATCGTGGCACGCCGCTGTATCCGTTTGGTTACGGGTTGTCTTACAGCACCTTTTCCTATACGGATTTACAGCTGGAGCATACGGAAGTGACAAAGGATGCCGGTCTTTGTCTGCAGGTCACCGTCCAAAACACTGGAAAATTTGACGCGGACGAGGTAACAGAACTTTATCTTTCAAAAGAGGGAGCGGATTCCTTTACGCCGCTGCGCAAACTATGTGGGTTTTGCCGCACTTCTCTAAAGGCCGGTGAGGTACGCCGCATCTCTTTTGAAGTGCCGGCTGTGTCTTTTTACAATGTTAGCGGCGACGGCAGACAATTTTATGACCGCGGCGTTTGGCAGCTTTCTGTGGGCGGGCATCAGCCGGATGACCGCAGCTGTGCTCTATGTGGCAGCAGCACGCTGCAAGTGCGAGTCACGGCAAAATAG
- a CDS encoding DegV family protein: MENYCLLTDTTAELTPALAQELDVEVIPMPLVLDGVSYQFTTFDDKLSVSDFYNQLRAGKFAHTSQINETVYQEFFEKYLKKGIDVLYFCFSSGMSNTYHIACQCIEELRKKYPERRIECLDTLCASVGEGLLVFSAAKMRLAGSSLDEVLQWATDHRDSVCHSFKVDELEHLRRGGRISNTTAVIGSALQIKPILVVDHEGKLQVIAKVRGRKRARDYLMKIIERHLLHTKEAETVFIGHGDCQEEAESLAEDLKANLPSIKRIIIVPLGPIIGAHVGPGMIDLIFYGDDRMCSLK; this comes from the coding sequence ATGGAAAATTATTGTCTGCTGACTGACACTACCGCCGAGCTGACCCCGGCGCTAGCGCAGGAACTGGACGTGGAAGTAATCCCCATGCCGTTGGTTTTAGACGGAGTTTCCTATCAATTCACTACTTTTGATGACAAATTGAGTGTCTCTGATTTCTATAATCAACTGCGCGCGGGCAAATTTGCCCATACTTCCCAGATTAACGAAACAGTTTACCAGGAATTTTTCGAAAAATACCTGAAAAAGGGTATCGACGTACTCTATTTCTGCTTTTCTTCCGGCATGAGCAACACTTACCACATTGCCTGCCAGTGCATTGAAGAACTGAGAAAAAAATATCCAGAGCGGCGCATTGAATGCCTGGACACCCTGTGTGCCTCAGTCGGCGAAGGTCTGCTGGTCTTTAGTGCTGCCAAAATGCGGCTGGCCGGCTCTTCTTTGGACGAAGTGCTGCAGTGGGCCACAGACCACCGCGACAGCGTCTGCCACAGCTTTAAAGTGGACGAGCTGGAACATCTGCGCCGCGGCGGGCGTATTTCCAATACCACGGCTGTCATCGGTTCTGCGCTGCAGATTAAGCCGATATTGGTCGTAGACCACGAGGGCAAGCTGCAGGTAATTGCAAAAGTGCGCGGCCGCAAGCGTGCGCGCGACTACCTGATGAAAATCATTGAGCGCCACCTGCTGCACACTAAGGAAGCTGAAACTGTCTTTATCGGCCACGGCGACTGCCAGGAGGAAGCAGAATCTTTGGCGGAAGACCTGAAAGCAAATCTGCCAAGCATCAAGCGCATTATCATTGTGCCTTTAGGGCCGATTATCGGCGCACATGTGGGCCCCGGCATGATTGACCTCATTTTTTACGGCGACGACCGCATGTGCAGTTTAAAGTAA
- a CDS encoding ATP-dependent Clp protease ATP-binding subunit, with protein sequence MLCSRCHKRPAVVFLSSSADGSNPQGYCLTCARELGIKPVNDLMDKMGLTSDQMEAMENELDAFMDASNEENSDDADDGDSDGFEPGGAALFPANFLKNIYDPNSGGSQSAPQGGQAPAANSSKPEPKKKKRRHLDTYCTNLTARAKEGKIDRIVGRDKEISRVVQILSRRTKNNPCLIGEPGVGKTAVAEGLALRIAQGQVPVRLQDKEIMLLDLTALVAGTQFRGQFESRIKGLLQEVREAGNIILFIDEVHNLVGTGDAEGSMNAANIMKPALSRGEIQVIGATTFTEYRKYIEKDAALERRFQPVTIEEPSIADATQIILGIKGYYETFHRVRVSDQIARRTVVLSERYINDRFLPDKAIDLLDEACACAALRNKSMSEYDRLNRQLKDLQVKEENMTAAGENTDFEELARVRTDISRAQQRVEELKPQALGAPVEEGDLAHVIELWTGIPASRVQESELKKLSHIEDTLKQKIIGQDEAVSAVSAAIRRSRVQISPRRRPASFIFVGPTGVGKTELAKVLAKELFDKPETLIRLDMSEFMEKYSVSRIIGSPPGYVGYDEAGQVTEKVRRQPYSVLLFDEIEKAHPDVMNILLQILDEGHITDAQGRNVNFENTIIIMTSNAGSNVHESALGFNRNEADVSKERAMKALSDFLRPEFLSRVDEIIVFHQLTKEDYSKIAALMLNEYVGTLKEKGVTFTFDTAATEWLAEHAYGGKSGARDLRSLIRRKVEDRLASILIETADTGLAGVSLTVQDGELSLCTLL encoded by the coding sequence ATGTTATGCTCCAGATGTCACAAGCGCCCTGCCGTTGTGTTCCTGTCGTCTTCCGCTGATGGAAGTAATCCGCAGGGATACTGTCTCACCTGCGCCAGAGAACTGGGCATTAAGCCGGTCAATGACTTGATGGATAAAATGGGACTGACCAGCGACCAGATGGAAGCGATGGAAAATGAACTGGACGCTTTTATGGATGCCTCTAATGAGGAAAACAGTGACGATGCAGATGACGGCGACAGCGATGGCTTTGAGCCTGGCGGTGCTGCGCTGTTCCCTGCCAATTTCCTGAAAAATATCTATGACCCCAACAGCGGCGGCAGCCAGTCTGCTCCGCAGGGCGGCCAGGCGCCTGCCGCGAACAGCAGCAAACCGGAGCCAAAGAAAAAGAAGCGCCGCCATTTGGATACCTACTGCACCAACCTGACCGCGCGCGCAAAAGAGGGAAAGATCGACCGTATTGTCGGCCGTGACAAAGAAATCAGCCGTGTGGTGCAGATCCTTTCCCGCCGCACAAAAAACAATCCCTGCCTGATCGGCGAGCCCGGCGTGGGCAAGACCGCCGTGGCAGAGGGACTTGCCTTGCGCATTGCCCAGGGGCAGGTGCCGGTGCGCCTGCAGGACAAAGAAATTATGCTGCTGGATTTAACCGCACTGGTTGCGGGCACCCAGTTCCGCGGCCAGTTCGAGAGCCGTATTAAGGGCCTGCTGCAGGAAGTACGTGAGGCCGGCAATATCATTCTGTTTATCGATGAGGTACACAATTTGGTGGGCACTGGTGACGCCGAGGGTAGTATGAATGCTGCCAATATCATGAAGCCAGCCCTTTCCCGCGGCGAAATTCAGGTAATTGGTGCCACTACTTTTACGGAGTATCGCAAGTATATTGAAAAAGACGCCGCACTGGAGCGCCGCTTTCAGCCGGTTACCATCGAAGAGCCCTCTATTGCGGATGCAACGCAGATTATTCTCGGTATTAAGGGATACTATGAAACCTTTCACCGTGTGCGAGTTTCTGACCAGATTGCCCGCCGTACGGTGGTGCTTTCTGAGCGGTATATCAACGACCGCTTCCTACCCGATAAGGCGATTGACCTTTTGGACGAGGCCTGTGCCTGCGCTGCGTTGCGCAATAAGTCTATGTCGGAGTACGACCGTCTGAACCGCCAGCTGAAAGACCTGCAGGTCAAGGAAGAAAACATGACCGCCGCAGGCGAAAACACAGATTTTGAGGAATTGGCGCGTGTGCGCACAGATATTTCCCGTGCACAGCAGCGGGTGGAGGAGCTTAAACCGCAGGCGCTTGGTGCGCCGGTGGAGGAAGGCGACCTTGCCCACGTTATTGAACTGTGGACAGGAATTCCGGCCAGCCGTGTACAGGAGAGCGAGCTGAAAAAGCTTTCTCATATTGAGGATACGTTAAAACAGAAAATTATCGGCCAGGACGAGGCAGTTTCGGCTGTTTCCGCGGCAATTCGCCGCAGCCGGGTCCAGATAAGCCCCCGCCGCCGTCCGGCTTCCTTCATTTTTGTGGGGCCCACCGGTGTCGGAAAGACCGAACTTGCAAAAGTGCTTGCCAAAGAGCTGTTTGATAAGCCAGAGACGCTGATTCGCCTAGATATGAGCGAATTTATGGAAAAGTACAGCGTTTCGCGCATTATCGGTTCGCCGCCCGGCTATGTCGGTTATGATGAAGCTGGCCAGGTGACGGAAAAGGTGCGCCGCCAGCCCTACAGTGTGCTGCTGTTTGATGAAATTGAAAAAGCGCATCCCGATGTTATGAATATCCTGCTGCAAATTTTGGACGAAGGGCACATTACCGATGCCCAGGGTCGCAATGTCAACTTTGAAAATACCATTATCATTATGACCAGCAACGCCGGCAGCAACGTTCACGAGTCTGCTTTGGGCTTTAACCGTAATGAAGCGGATGTCAGCAAAGAGCGCGCTATGAAAGCGCTTTCTGATTTTCTGCGGCCTGAGTTTTTGAGCCGTGTAGATGAGATTATTGTATTCCATCAGCTGACTAAGGAAGATTACAGCAAGATCGCTGCACTAATGCTCAACGAGTATGTGGGCACACTGAAAGAAAAAGGCGTTACCTTTACCTTTGATACTGCCGCTACAGAATGGCTTGCAGAGCATGCCTACGGCGGCAAGAGCGGTGCGCGTGATTTGCGCAGCCTGATTCGCCGCAAAGTAGAGGACCGTTTAGCGAGCATTCTGATTGAAACAGCAGATACCGGTCTTGCCGGGGTCAGCCTGACCGTGCAGGATGGCGAACTTTCGCTGTGCACTTTGCTTTAA
- a CDS encoding CDP-alcohol phosphatidyltransferase family protein, which produces MPSKNKNFNVPNTLTVLRIILVIPFMCYYLNGKIKPAIIVLLIAGLTDALDGFIARRFHQQTELGQLLDPISDKVIQGLVAISLAIRHPVLLPVLLIFVIKEGIMLVGGGVLLKNAKRPCAAKWYGKVATVMFYVAFAVILVVDIINQDKAFFPLIVALLVITAGMMIFALIMYGREFFRILNSTAPEDQLDVKEMMDRKK; this is translated from the coding sequence ATGCCAAGTAAAAACAAGAATTTCAATGTGCCAAATACACTGACGGTTCTGCGCATTATCCTGGTGATTCCGTTTATGTGCTATTACCTGAACGGCAAGATAAAGCCGGCAATTATTGTACTGCTGATTGCGGGCCTCACCGATGCACTGGACGGTTTCATCGCGCGTCGTTTTCACCAGCAGACGGAACTTGGTCAGCTTTTAGACCCGATTTCAGATAAAGTGATACAGGGACTTGTGGCTATCAGTTTGGCAATCCGTCACCCGGTGCTTTTGCCGGTGCTGCTCATTTTTGTCATCAAAGAGGGCATTATGCTTGTGGGGGGCGGCGTGCTGCTGAAAAACGCCAAGCGCCCCTGTGCCGCCAAGTGGTACGGCAAAGTGGCAACCGTTATGTTTTACGTTGCGTTCGCAGTTATTTTGGTCGTGGATATCATCAATCAGGACAAAGCCTTTTTCCCGCTGATTGTCGCGCTGCTGGTGATTACTGCGGGTATGATGATCTTTGCGCTGATTATGTACGGCCGCGAGTTTTTTCGTATCCTGAACAGCACTGCCCCTGAGGATCAGCTGGACGTAAAAGAAATGATGGACCGTAAAAAATAA
- a CDS encoding CvpA family protein, which produces MAGTIVDIILLVIFIVCIVKGAGKGAVLTVAGLVGLIVAVIFSPRFGKWISSILPAGTAKDKSMRDILCTILAFVLIMVAAGLLCRLLDRVCRLPGLHALNHILGGVLGAVKGVLLVMLVCALLRLSLPLLAEQFPDKVQLSSFSSSAMLQLKQNSSASASSQSSGWGAQAQKSIQGFINKLPEKVRNPVYSFYEKILREDVQANAK; this is translated from the coding sequence ATGGCAGGAACGATTGTAGATATTATTCTGCTGGTTATTTTTATCGTGTGTATCGTAAAAGGCGCTGGCAAGGGCGCTGTACTTACCGTTGCGGGTTTGGTGGGGCTGATTGTCGCGGTCATTTTTTCGCCGCGCTTTGGCAAGTGGATTTCCAGTATACTGCCGGCAGGGACCGCAAAGGACAAATCCATGCGGGACATTTTGTGTACCATACTGGCTTTTGTGCTAATTATGGTGGCAGCGGGGCTTTTGTGCCGCCTGCTGGACAGAGTCTGCCGTTTGCCGGGCCTGCATGCGCTCAACCATATTTTGGGCGGCGTGCTGGGCGCAGTAAAGGGTGTACTGCTGGTAATGCTGGTGTGCGCACTGCTGCGCCTCTCACTGCCGCTGCTGGCAGAGCAATTTCCCGACAAAGTACAACTTTCCAGTTTCAGCAGCTCCGCAATGCTGCAGCTGAAGCAGAACTCGTCTGCTTCAGCGTCTTCCCAGTCTTCGGGCTGGGGTGCTCAAGCCCAAAAGAGCATACAGGGCTTTATTAACAAACTGCCCGAAAAAGTGCGTAACCCGGTTTATTCGTTCTATGAGAAGATTCTGAGAGAGGATGTTCAAGCGAATGCCAAGTAA
- a CDS encoding DUF5711 family protein: MRKKANRTRYEHEYLPGELPPLGSTAKKRKIQKKKPHGIYTAIAILLVCAVVLALWVNRDSLRPENISEWVQTQMLGIGGGDGYPVHFDTENVQTRNFISSGKDIFYTSDTATRAYNTSGKQLFSRKHSFSEPVLKVNGNRVLVYNLGGTGYQLGNQLKTLVSSSTDNKLLGGAVCTNGRFALLTQEDGYCGELTVYLPDNQVAFSYSFSEYAPTAVALNSSGTRAVVTAVGASGGALTGAIYELDFNSNQAVKPVATYSDTAFLDVTYTENGGVLAVGDTQAVALTADGKKANACTYGDGELSAWNLQSSGAVLGISKFHNATEGTLLSVDTSGKQKASAQLSGVPTSVTCSGSTMAALCGSKVTAYSTADGKAGGSCSAGSNARAVALRDTNQVYVLEVSQIRLEKLKT; encoded by the coding sequence ATGCGTAAAAAAGCAAACCGTACCCGGTATGAGCATGAATATCTGCCGGGCGAACTGCCGCCGCTTGGCAGTACGGCGAAAAAACGCAAAATACAAAAGAAGAAGCCACACGGTATTTATACGGCTATTGCTATTCTGCTTGTCTGCGCGGTGGTGCTGGCGCTGTGGGTCAACCGCGACAGCCTGCGGCCTGAGAATATCTCGGAATGGGTGCAGACACAGATGCTGGGTATTGGCGGCGGCGACGGCTACCCTGTACATTTTGATACAGAAAATGTGCAGACGCGCAATTTCATTTCTTCCGGGAAAGACATTTTTTACACCAGTGATACCGCTACCCGTGCCTACAATACTTCTGGAAAGCAGCTCTTTTCGCGCAAACATAGTTTTTCAGAGCCGGTTTTAAAAGTCAATGGAAACCGTGTGCTGGTCTATAATCTGGGCGGCACAGGCTATCAGCTTGGGAATCAGCTAAAAACCCTGGTTTCTTCCTCTACGGACAACAAACTGCTGGGCGGCGCAGTGTGCACAAATGGCCGCTTTGCTTTACTGACACAGGAAGACGGCTACTGCGGCGAGTTGACAGTTTATCTGCCGGACAATCAAGTCGCTTTTTCCTACTCATTTTCCGAGTACGCTCCCACAGCGGTGGCACTCAACAGCAGCGGGACCCGGGCAGTTGTGACTGCGGTAGGTGCAAGCGGCGGGGCTCTGACCGGCGCAATTTATGAACTCGATTTCAATTCAAACCAGGCGGTAAAACCGGTTGCAACCTACAGTGACACCGCCTTTTTAGATGTTACTTATACAGAAAACGGCGGCGTGCTGGCCGTGGGCGATACCCAGGCAGTGGCATTGACAGCCGATGGCAAAAAAGCAAATGCCTGTACTTACGGCGATGGTGAGCTTTCTGCGTGGAACCTGCAGAGCAGCGGCGCGGTCCTCGGTATTTCCAAGTTTCACAATGCAACAGAAGGAACTCTGCTTTCCGTTGACACCAGCGGCAAACAAAAAGCTTCGGCACAGCTGAGCGGCGTGCCAACCAGCGTGACCTGCTCTGGTTCTACTATGGCGGCACTATGCGGCAGCAAGGTTACGGCCTACAGTACTGCAGATGGAAAAGCTGGCGGTTCCTGCAGTGCGGGCAGCAATGCGCGTGCGGTGGCTCTGCGTGACACAAACCAAGTCTATGTTTTGGAAGTATCACAGATTCGGCTGGAAAAGCTGAAAACCTGA
- the truA gene encoding tRNA pseudouridine(38-40) synthase TruA yields the protein MRNLLFTLCFDGAGYHGWQIQPNAVTVQQVLQEAIASVLHETPDLKGCSRTDAGVHAHMFCVSLHTERQIPCGRLVQAVNHFLPADVAVTGCREVPAAFHARYSCKGKQYVYKIWNAPVRNPFLRGRALHYWYPLDESLLQQAAQQYLGSHDFTSFCTQDKREIGSFTRTITQAEVRREGDFVYFFVAADGFLYNMVRILTGTLLYVAQGKITPQDIPSIFAARDRSKAGPTAPPQGLYLNRVDYEEADLHA from the coding sequence TTGCGCAATCTTCTTTTTACGCTCTGCTTTGACGGCGCCGGCTATCACGGCTGGCAGATTCAGCCGAATGCAGTTACGGTACAGCAGGTTTTACAGGAAGCGATCGCGTCTGTGCTGCACGAAACGCCGGATTTAAAGGGCTGCTCGCGCACAGATGCCGGCGTGCATGCGCACATGTTCTGCGTATCGCTGCATACGGAGCGGCAGATTCCCTGCGGGCGGCTGGTACAGGCAGTCAATCATTTTCTGCCGGCAGATGTGGCAGTGACCGGCTGCCGTGAAGTGCCAGCGGCGTTTCACGCGCGCTATTCCTGTAAAGGTAAGCAGTACGTTTATAAGATTTGGAACGCCCCGGTGCGCAATCCGTTTTTGCGCGGGCGTGCGCTGCATTACTGGTATCCGCTGGATGAAAGCCTGCTGCAGCAGGCGGCCCAGCAGTACCTTGGCAGCCACGATTTCACCTCTTTCTGTACGCAGGACAAACGTGAAATCGGCAGTTTCACCCGTACAATCACGCAGGCAGAAGTGCGGCGCGAGGGTGACTTTGTATATTTCTTCGTTGCGGCGGACGGCTTCCTGTATAATATGGTGCGCATTTTGACGGGCACCCTTTTGTATGTGGCACAGGGAAAAATTACTCCGCAGGATATTCCCAGTATCTTTGCCGCGCGCGACCGCAGCAAAGCCGGTCCTACAGCGCCGCCGCAGGGCCTGTACTTAAACCGCGTCGATTATGAGGAGGCAGATCTGCATGCGTAA
- a CDS encoding energy-coupling factor transporter transmembrane protein EcfT, protein MTRDVTLGQFFPGKSLIHRLDPRVKLVLTIAFIVYIFVAQNFVGLALLVVATFALMAVSGVPVKLYFKSIKGILFIVIFTAVLNLFYGTGPVLVQFGFMQITANGIKNAVFISVRIISLILFSSILTFTTSPTELTDALERLLSPLKVLHVKVHEISMMMTIALRFVPTLLDETDRIMSAQKARGADMESGGLMQRIKALIPVLIPLFVSSFRRAYDLAMAMECRCYHGGEGRTKMKILHLQKTDFAALAFGAVLLAAVIVLNVMVPASIS, encoded by the coding sequence ATGACCAGAGATGTTACCCTGGGCCAGTTTTTCCCCGGCAAATCACTGATTCACCGGCTGGACCCGCGCGTAAAACTCGTTCTGACCATTGCCTTTATTGTCTATATTTTTGTCGCGCAGAATTTTGTCGGTCTGGCGCTTTTGGTTGTGGCCACGTTTGCGCTGATGGCAGTTTCCGGTGTGCCGGTAAAGCTTTATTTTAAAAGTATCAAAGGCATTTTATTTATTGTCATTTTTACGGCGGTATTAAACCTGTTTTACGGTACCGGGCCGGTGCTGGTACAGTTTGGCTTCATGCAGATTACAGCAAACGGTATAAAGAATGCAGTCTTTATTTCGGTACGCATTATCAGTTTGATTCTGTTTAGCTCGATTCTTACATTTACAACCTCACCGACCGAGCTGACAGATGCGCTTGAGCGCCTTTTGTCGCCACTGAAAGTGCTGCATGTCAAGGTACATGAGATTTCTATGATGATGACGATTGCCCTGCGCTTTGTGCCGACTCTGCTGGACGAAACCGACCGTATCATGTCGGCCCAAAAAGCGCGCGGTGCCGATATGGAGTCCGGTGGGCTGATGCAGCGCATTAAGGCGCTGATTCCGGTTTTAATTCCGCTGTTTGTTTCGTCTTTCCGGCGCGCCTATGACCTGGCTATGGCAATGGAGTGCCGTTGCTACCACGGTGGTGAGGGCAGGACCAAAATGAAAATTCTGCACCTGCAGAAAACCGACTTTGCGGCGCTGGCCTTTGGGGCGGTGCTGCTGGCGGCGGTCATTGTACTGAATGTCATGGTGCCGGCTTCAATCAGCTGA
- a CDS encoding energy-coupling factor transporter ATPase, with protein MTPLLEAQDLCYTYSVGTPFEKKAVQNVNFQIGQGEFIGVIGHTGSGKSTLIQMMNGLIRPTSGRVLLSGKDIWAEPKKIRAVRFRVGMVFQYPEDQLFEETVLKDIEFGPRNMGLTEDEIVQRAHKAAQFVGLRDELLEKSPFELSGGEKRRVAIAGVIAMDPDVLILDEPTAGLDPAGRDVLLSEIVDYHKERGNTVMLVSHSMEDVARVADRVLVMNASHLQMLDTTQKVFSHDAELEKIGLQVPQITKIMSILKNDGYPVKTCLTMEEAVRQLLPLVQKGGAAQ; from the coding sequence ATGACACCTTTGCTGGAGGCACAGGATCTGTGCTACACGTACAGCGTGGGAACGCCCTTTGAAAAAAAGGCAGTACAGAATGTCAATTTTCAAATTGGCCAGGGCGAGTTTATCGGCGTTATCGGCCATACCGGCTCTGGCAAAAGCACGCTGATTCAGATGATGAACGGCTTGATTCGCCCCACCAGCGGCCGGGTGCTGCTTTCGGGTAAAGATATTTGGGCAGAGCCGAAAAAAATACGCGCTGTGCGCTTTCGGGTAGGCATGGTCTTTCAGTACCCGGAGGACCAGTTGTTTGAAGAAACAGTTTTAAAAGACATTGAATTCGGCCCGCGCAATATGGGCCTTACAGAAGATGAAATCGTACAGCGCGCGCACAAAGCGGCGCAGTTTGTTGGCCTGCGGGACGAGCTGCTGGAAAAGAGCCCATTTGAGCTTTCCGGCGGAGAAAAACGCCGGGTTGCGATTGCGGGCGTCATTGCCATGGACCCGGATGTGCTGATTTTGGACGAACCGACCGCTGGTCTGGACCCTGCCGGGCGCGATGTGCTTTTAAGCGAAATTGTCGACTATCACAAAGAGCGTGGCAATACAGTCATGCTGGTTTCTCACAGCATGGAGGATGTGGCGCGCGTGGCTGACCGCGTGCTGGTAATGAATGCCTCTCACCTGCAGATGCTCGACACGACACAGAAGGTCTTTTCGCACGATGCAGAGCTGGAGAAAATCGGTCTGCAGGTGCCGCAGATTACAAAAATCATGTCAATTTTAAAAAATGACGGCTACCCTGTCAAGACCTGCCTGACCATGGAGGAAGCCGTGCGGCAGCTTTTGCCGCTGGTGCAGAAAGGGGGCGCGGCCCAATGA